One window of the Rhodococcus sovatensis genome contains the following:
- a CDS encoding O-methyltransferase: MPTNAERSLSYAEESVQEDEVLVSARERAEELGAAPIPPSVGAVLSIFTQMLGAKTVVEIGTGAGISGLWLLDGMRDDGVLTTIDTEPEHQRAAKEAFRSGGIAPSRTRLINGWALDVLPRLADDTYDLVFIDASPVDQLHFVQESVRLLRPGGVLVLHNALLGGRVPDTTQRDATTVAVRAAARAIAEDERLTTVLLPLGDGLICASRT; this comes from the coding sequence GTGCCGACAAACGCCGAGAGATCACTGTCGTATGCCGAGGAGTCCGTTCAGGAGGACGAGGTGTTGGTCTCGGCCCGAGAGCGGGCCGAGGAATTGGGCGCTGCACCCATCCCTCCATCGGTCGGCGCGGTGCTCAGCATCTTCACCCAGATGCTCGGCGCCAAGACCGTCGTAGAGATCGGCACCGGCGCCGGAATCAGCGGTCTGTGGCTGCTCGACGGGATGCGCGACGACGGCGTCCTCACGACTATCGACACCGAGCCCGAACACCAGCGCGCAGCCAAGGAAGCGTTCCGCTCCGGTGGTATCGCGCCGTCGCGGACGCGGTTGATCAACGGGTGGGCACTCGACGTCCTACCTCGTCTCGCAGACGACACCTACGACCTGGTGTTCATCGACGCAAGTCCTGTCGATCAGCTGCACTTCGTCCAAGAGAGCGTCCGATTGCTGCGGCCAGGCGGCGTATTGGTCCTGCACAACGCGTTACTCGGCGGGCGAGTCCCCGACACCACCCAGCGCGACGCCACCACGGTGGCAGTCCGAGCAGCAGCTCGTGCGATCGCCGAGGACGAACGACTGACGACGGTTCTGCTCCCGCTGGGCGACGGGCTCATCTGCGCCTCGCGCACCTAG
- a CDS encoding methyltransferase domain-containing protein — translation MLSDVVDVLICPHCGAGVDLVDRTVLCDRGHTFDVARQGYVSLLSGSAGKIVGDSAEMIAARTEFLDGGHFAPVSDAVVDAVGQRETILEVGVGSGHYLAAVLERTGGRGVGVDVSKAAARRAAQAHPAIGSVVADVWRGLPVRAGSIAAVTCVFSPRNAVELRRVLEPDGILIVVTPTARHQQELIGTLGLIGVDEDKARRLGDSLAGKFDLLDRTSVEYRMHLGHTEVESLVAMGPSARHTTESSRRESISDLPDTVEVTASVVVGTYARRASAAS, via the coding sequence ATGCTCTCCGACGTAGTAGACGTACTGATCTGCCCCCACTGCGGTGCCGGTGTCGATCTCGTCGATCGCACGGTCCTGTGCGACCGCGGACATACCTTCGACGTCGCGAGGCAGGGCTACGTCAGTCTCCTGTCCGGGAGTGCAGGCAAGATCGTCGGAGACTCGGCGGAGATGATCGCCGCGCGGACGGAGTTTCTCGATGGCGGGCACTTCGCTCCGGTGTCGGACGCGGTGGTCGACGCCGTCGGTCAGCGCGAGACTATCCTCGAAGTCGGCGTCGGCAGCGGGCACTATCTGGCAGCGGTACTCGAGCGAACCGGTGGGCGCGGCGTCGGCGTCGACGTGTCCAAGGCGGCGGCTCGTCGTGCCGCCCAAGCACATCCTGCCATCGGATCGGTCGTTGCCGATGTGTGGCGGGGGCTGCCCGTGCGTGCGGGATCGATAGCCGCGGTCACGTGTGTCTTTTCGCCACGAAATGCGGTGGAGCTCAGGCGAGTACTCGAACCCGACGGGATTTTGATTGTTGTGACCCCGACGGCCCGACATCAGCAGGAGCTGATCGGCACTCTCGGCCTCATCGGTGTCGACGAGGACAAGGCCCGCAGGCTCGGGGATTCACTGGCCGGAAAATTCGATCTGCTCGACCGCACGAGCGTCGAGTACCGGATGCACCTGGGCCACACCGAAGTCGAGAGCCTCGTCGCTATGGGCCCCTCGGCGCGCCATACGACGGAATCATCGCGGCGGGAGTCGATATCGGACCTGCCGGACACCGTCGAGGTGACGGCGTCCGTCGTGGTCGGGACTTATGCCCGCCGTGCGAGCGCTGCCTCGTAG
- a CDS encoding DNA-3-methyladenine glycosylase I, whose protein sequence is MTSVEGPDGKLRCPWGAVDDELYRDYHDTEWGRVLHGRDALYERLCLEAFQSGLSWITILRKRENFRAAFEGFDVEKVASFGADHVEQLMTDRSIVRNRAKIVAAIGNARVILDLRDTDLDSLLWSFAPPPRPRRLVSASDVPAVTEESISMAKELKRRGLRFIGPATAYALMQATGMVDDHLSDCLVTPPNTDSGSRYGPG, encoded by the coding sequence ATGACGTCGGTCGAAGGGCCCGACGGCAAACTCCGATGCCCCTGGGGTGCAGTCGACGACGAGCTGTACCGGGACTATCACGACACCGAATGGGGCCGTGTGCTCCACGGCCGTGACGCCCTCTACGAGCGGTTGTGCCTGGAGGCTTTTCAATCGGGGCTGTCCTGGATCACAATTCTGCGCAAGCGGGAGAACTTCCGTGCTGCATTCGAGGGATTCGACGTCGAGAAGGTTGCCTCCTTCGGGGCGGACCACGTCGAGCAATTGATGACCGACCGATCGATCGTGCGGAACCGCGCCAAGATCGTGGCGGCCATCGGCAATGCCAGGGTCATCCTCGATCTACGCGACACCGACTTGGACTCGCTACTGTGGTCTTTCGCGCCGCCGCCCCGACCACGACGTCTCGTTTCGGCATCGGATGTGCCCGCAGTGACCGAGGAATCGATATCGATGGCCAAGGAACTCAAGCGCCGCGGGCTGCGATTCATCGGTCCGGCGACGGCCTATGCGTTGATGCAGGCCACCGGAATGGTGGACGATCACCTGTCCGATTGCCTCGTGACACCGCCGAATACCGACTCCGGTTCCCGGTATGGCCCTGGATAG
- a CDS encoding amino acid ABC transporter substrate-binding protein/permease has protein sequence MTKPHRSRPVLVPILLALFVTLLGSMLGPALASAQPPPPAQNYSIATDTTFAPFEFQDESGNLVGIDMDLLAAIAVDQNFEYTVEQVGFDTALQGVTSGQFNGMIAGMSITDARKATFDFSDPYFDSGVQMAILDSNNDIEGYEDLRGKSVAVKNGTEGATFAASIADQYGFTIRSFDDSATMFEEVKTGNSAAAFEDYPVLAYGIKQGNGFKTVTDKESGASYGFAVAKGTNAQLLDQFNTGLANLRASGQYDEILDTYLSADASTSDTSIPGLIASSWQLLLKGLWLTIVLTVISIAIALVLGAIFGLFRVSTNIVLRGIGTTYVDIFRGTPLLVQAFFIYFGVPAALGFQMSAFTAGIITLSLNAGAYMAEIVRGGILAVDKGQMEASRSLGISYLKSMRRVVMPQAIRTMIPSYINQFVITLKDTSLLSVIGLAELTQTGRLIIARNFESFNMWLIIGVMYFIIIMALTKLSNRLEKRINK, from the coding sequence ATGACGAAGCCGCATCGGAGCAGGCCGGTACTCGTACCGATCCTGCTCGCACTGTTCGTAACCCTGCTGGGATCGATGCTGGGCCCAGCACTGGCGTCCGCTCAACCCCCGCCGCCTGCCCAGAACTACTCCATCGCAACGGACACCACGTTCGCGCCGTTCGAATTTCAGGACGAAAGCGGCAATCTGGTCGGCATCGACATGGATTTGCTCGCTGCGATCGCGGTCGATCAGAACTTCGAGTACACCGTCGAACAGGTCGGATTCGACACCGCTCTGCAAGGCGTCACCAGTGGACAGTTCAACGGCATGATCGCCGGAATGTCCATCACGGATGCGCGCAAGGCGACGTTCGACTTCTCGGATCCCTATTTCGATTCCGGCGTTCAGATGGCAATCCTGGACAGCAACAACGACATCGAAGGCTACGAGGACCTGCGCGGCAAATCAGTTGCCGTCAAGAACGGCACCGAGGGCGCAACGTTCGCAGCGTCCATAGCCGACCAGTACGGCTTCACGATCCGCAGTTTCGACGACTCGGCGACGATGTTCGAGGAGGTCAAGACCGGCAACTCGGCAGCCGCTTTCGAGGACTATCCAGTGCTGGCCTACGGCATCAAGCAGGGCAACGGATTCAAGACCGTCACCGACAAGGAGTCCGGCGCCAGTTACGGTTTCGCCGTCGCAAAGGGCACCAACGCCCAGCTGCTGGATCAGTTCAACACCGGATTGGCAAACCTGCGCGCCAGCGGGCAGTACGACGAGATCCTCGATACGTACCTCAGCGCCGATGCGTCGACGTCGGACACCTCTATCCCCGGCCTCATCGCCAGTAGCTGGCAGCTACTGCTCAAAGGCCTCTGGCTGACGATAGTGCTGACTGTCATCTCCATCGCGATCGCCCTCGTGCTCGGTGCCATCTTCGGTCTTTTCCGGGTGTCGACCAACATCGTGCTCCGCGGCATCGGTACCACCTATGTCGACATCTTCCGCGGCACACCGCTTCTGGTGCAGGCATTCTTCATCTACTTCGGTGTTCCGGCGGCCCTCGGCTTCCAGATGTCCGCCTTCACCGCCGGCATCATCACGCTCTCGCTCAACGCAGGTGCGTACATGGCCGAGATCGTGCGAGGCGGCATCCTCGCCGTCGACAAGGGCCAGATGGAGGCGTCGCGAAGCCTCGGTATCAGCTACCTCAAGTCGATGCGACGCGTCGTCATGCCACAGGCCATCCGCACGATGATTCCGTCGTACATCAATCAGTTCGTCATCACGTTGAAGGACACGTCACTGCTGTCGGTCATCGGTCTCGCCGAACTGACCCAGACGGGCCGGTTGATCATCGCTCGCAACTTCGAATCGTTCAACATGTGGCTGATCATCGGTGTCATGTACTTCATCATCATCATGGCTCTCACCAAACTGTCGAACCGGCTCGAGAAGAGGATCAACAAGTGA
- the glgC gene encoding glucose-1-phosphate adenylyltransferase → MRTQPHVLGIVLAGGEGKRLYPMTADRAKPAVPFGGAYRLIDFVLSNLVNAGYLRLCVLTQYKSHSLDRHISQTWRLSGFAGEYITPVPAQQRLGPRWYTGSADAIFQSLNLVYDEDPEYIVVFGADHVYRMDPEQMVQQHIDSGAGVTVAGIRVPRSEAFAFGCIDSDENGNITQFLEKPAQPPGTPDDPNVTYASMGNYVFTTKVLIDAIKADAENSDSDHDMGGDIIPALVEAGVASVYDFNDNVVPGATERDRGYWRDVGTIDAFYDAHMDLVSVHPIFNLYNRRWPIRGAAENLPPAKFVQGGLAQESVVGAGCILSAATVRNSVLSSNVMIDDGATVEGSVLMPGVKIGKGAVVRRAILDKNVVVGPGEIIGVDLERDKERFNVSAGGVVSVGKGVWI, encoded by the coding sequence GTGAGGACACAACCGCACGTACTAGGGATCGTGCTTGCCGGCGGTGAGGGTAAGCGGCTTTACCCGATGACCGCGGATCGAGCTAAGCCTGCCGTCCCATTCGGCGGCGCATATCGACTGATCGACTTCGTTCTGAGCAACCTCGTCAACGCCGGTTACCTCCGGCTCTGCGTGTTGACTCAGTACAAGTCGCACTCACTCGACCGACACATCTCGCAGACTTGGCGCCTGTCCGGGTTCGCGGGGGAGTACATCACTCCGGTGCCGGCACAGCAGCGACTAGGTCCGCGCTGGTACACCGGCAGCGCCGACGCCATCTTCCAATCGCTCAATCTCGTCTACGACGAAGACCCCGAGTACATCGTGGTGTTCGGCGCCGACCACGTGTACCGCATGGATCCGGAACAAATGGTGCAGCAGCACATCGATTCCGGTGCAGGGGTCACGGTCGCCGGTATCCGAGTTCCGCGGAGCGAGGCTTTCGCGTTCGGGTGCATCGACAGTGACGAGAACGGCAACATCACGCAGTTCCTCGAGAAGCCGGCGCAACCGCCCGGCACTCCGGACGACCCCAACGTCACCTATGCGTCGATGGGTAACTACGTCTTCACGACGAAGGTGCTCATCGACGCGATCAAGGCGGACGCAGAGAACTCCGATTCCGATCACGACATGGGTGGCGACATCATCCCGGCGCTCGTCGAGGCCGGAGTCGCGTCGGTGTACGACTTCAACGACAACGTGGTTCCCGGCGCGACCGAACGCGATCGCGGGTACTGGCGGGACGTCGGCACCATCGATGCGTTCTACGACGCCCACATGGATCTGGTGTCCGTGCACCCGATCTTCAACCTGTACAACCGCCGTTGGCCCATCCGCGGCGCAGCTGAGAATCTGCCCCCGGCCAAGTTCGTTCAAGGGGGACTCGCACAAGAATCTGTCGTCGGCGCAGGTTGCATCCTGTCGGCGGCAACCGTCCGAAACTCCGTGTTGTCGTCGAACGTCATGATCGACGACGGGGCGACCGTCGAGGGCAGTGTGCTGATGCCGGGCGTCAAGATCGGAAAGGGCGCAGTGGTTCGGCGCGCGATCCTGGACAAGAACGTCGTCGTCGGTCCTGGTGAGATCATCGGGGTCGACCTCGAGCGTGACAAGGAACGGTTCAACGTCTCTGCCGGGGGCGTCGTCTCCGTGGGCAAGGGCGTGTGGATCTAG
- a CDS encoding DivIVA domain-containing protein, whose protein sequence is MLTLLMYVVIIAVIAALLFFVASAVFGRGEELEPLPEGTTATVLPAEGVTGDDVRMLKFQQTLRGYDQREVDWALDRLGAEIDLLRSRLTAVEAPVTAEAPTVADEQ, encoded by the coding sequence ATGCTGACGCTCCTGATGTACGTCGTCATCATTGCCGTCATCGCGGCCCTGCTCTTCTTCGTAGCGAGCGCCGTATTCGGGCGCGGTGAGGAACTCGAGCCACTCCCGGAAGGGACGACTGCGACGGTTCTGCCGGCCGAAGGGGTGACCGGGGATGACGTCCGGATGCTGAAGTTTCAGCAGACACTCCGCGGATACGATCAGCGCGAGGTCGACTGGGCACTCGACAGATTGGGCGCCGAGATCGATCTACTCAGATCCAGGCTCACTGCCGTCGAAGCGCCGGTCACAGCCGAAGCGCCGACCGTTGCAGACGAACAATGA
- the tatB gene encoding Sec-independent protein translocase protein TatB gives MFGNIGWGELVILLVAALVILGPDRLPGAITWVTKSIRQVKDYANGASQQLKDELGTDFEDLRKPLADLNQLRGMTPRAVITKHLLDGDDSLFKGTFDGKPFDNKPVSNKPVSNNLSVQKPSLDKKLPAGATPPIDSDAT, from the coding sequence GTGTTCGGCAACATCGGCTGGGGAGAGCTCGTCATTCTCCTGGTAGCAGCACTCGTCATCCTCGGACCTGACCGGCTTCCGGGTGCCATAACCTGGGTCACCAAGTCGATCCGACAGGTCAAGGACTACGCCAACGGCGCGAGTCAACAACTCAAGGACGAGCTCGGCACCGACTTCGAGGACTTGCGCAAGCCGCTCGCCGATCTCAATCAGCTGCGCGGAATGACTCCCCGCGCGGTGATCACCAAGCACCTCCTCGACGGCGACGACTCGTTGTTCAAGGGCACGTTCGACGGCAAGCCGTTCGACAACAAGCCGGTATCGAACAAGCCGGTATCGAACAACCTGTCGGTCCAGAAGCCGTCGCTCGACAAGAAGCTACCCGCAGGCGCGACGCCGCCGATCGATTCCGACGCGACGTAG
- a CDS encoding S1C family serine protease: MSTSTDPEAPRLPPRPVYRPNVDPASAAAFGRPSDVDGSFSPAAKRAEPSPGISARVPDPVLAEAFGRPSDAVESLQRDPDAPTGPPEPEPEPEDPWRDPTSTVRLGAAAAETPAPATPPVGPKLGVREVLLGERVAPKTLVVLGALALAIGLVGGLIGRETAEVSGALTSQKVKLTQSTGEDLPQGQVARVADAVLPSVVSIQVTLGDNAGTGSGVVFDGDGYIVTNNHVISMAATNPDTATLQVTFSDGTKVPADIVGRDTKTDLAVLKTDVGNLTEAQLGNSADVQVGEDVVAVGSPLGLSKTVTRGIVSALDRPVRLSGEGTDTDAVIDAVQTDAAINPGNSGGPLIDAEGRVIGINSAIRSESGGSVGLGFAIPIDDVTEVAQSLINTGEMKHPDIGINARSVMNDATSGAEVANVRSGGPAQAAGIVEGDVITKVGDRTVTSADELVVAVQSSEIGQSTPVQLVRSGRLVDVSVTPVSD; the protein is encoded by the coding sequence GTGAGCACTTCTACAGATCCTGAGGCACCGCGGCTGCCCCCGAGGCCCGTGTATCGGCCGAACGTCGACCCTGCGTCCGCTGCGGCATTCGGTCGGCCGAGTGACGTGGACGGTTCTTTCTCGCCTGCGGCGAAACGTGCCGAACCATCGCCCGGCATCTCCGCACGTGTTCCGGATCCAGTCCTCGCAGAGGCCTTCGGCAGGCCCTCCGACGCTGTCGAGTCGCTGCAGCGTGATCCCGACGCCCCGACCGGTCCACCGGAGCCGGAACCCGAACCAGAGGATCCGTGGCGTGATCCGACGTCGACCGTACGACTCGGTGCGGCAGCGGCCGAGACACCTGCGCCCGCGACGCCTCCTGTCGGCCCGAAGCTCGGTGTTCGGGAAGTTCTGCTCGGTGAGCGTGTCGCCCCCAAGACTCTCGTGGTCCTCGGTGCGTTGGCGTTGGCGATCGGACTCGTCGGTGGACTGATCGGCCGGGAGACGGCCGAGGTATCGGGCGCATTGACCAGTCAGAAGGTCAAACTGACGCAGTCGACGGGCGAGGATCTGCCCCAAGGGCAGGTGGCGCGCGTCGCCGACGCGGTACTGCCGTCGGTGGTGTCGATTCAGGTCACGCTCGGCGACAACGCGGGCACCGGATCGGGAGTCGTCTTCGATGGGGACGGATACATCGTCACCAACAACCACGTCATTTCGATGGCTGCGACCAACCCGGACACCGCGACTCTCCAGGTGACGTTCTCCGACGGAACCAAGGTTCCCGCGGACATCGTCGGCCGCGACACCAAGACCGACCTCGCGGTGTTGAAGACAGATGTCGGCAACCTCACCGAAGCCCAACTCGGGAATTCGGCGGATGTACAGGTAGGCGAGGATGTCGTCGCTGTAGGTTCACCGCTCGGCCTGAGCAAGACCGTCACGCGGGGGATCGTCAGCGCACTCGATCGTCCCGTTCGTCTGTCCGGCGAGGGCACTGACACCGATGCCGTCATCGACGCGGTGCAGACAGACGCGGCCATCAACCCTGGGAACTCGGGCGGGCCGCTCATCGACGCCGAAGGCCGTGTCATCGGCATCAACTCTGCGATACGCAGCGAAAGCGGTGGATCCGTCGGGCTCGGATTCGCCATTCCGATCGACGACGTCACCGAGGTCGCGCAGTCCCTCATCAACACCGGCGAAATGAAGCATCCGGACATCGGTATCAATGCGCGATCGGTGATGAACGATGCCACCTCCGGTGCCGAGGTGGCCAATGTGCGGTCCGGCGGCCCGGCGCAGGCCGCGGGCATCGTCGAGGGGGACGTGATCACGAAGGTCGGCGACCGGACGGTGACGAGCGCCGACGAACTCGTCGTCGCAGTGCAGTCCAGTGAAATCGGACAGTCGACGCCCGTGCAGCTCGTGCGATCGGGCCGACTCGTCGATGTCTCCGTCACGCCGGTTTCGGACTAG
- the glgA gene encoding glycogen synthase produces MRVAMMTREYPPEVYGGAGVHVTELAAQLKALCEVDIHCMGAPRDTAQVHDPDPALRGANAALTTLSAELRMANAAAGADVVHSHTWYTGLAGHLAAELYGVPHILTAHSLEPRRPWKAEQLGGGYRISSWSEKNAVEYADAVIAVSEGMARDVLDAYPRLDPSRVHVVRNGIDTENWHAGPAADANDSALDAIGVDPNRPIVAFVGRITRQKGVGHLIAAAHHFDPSIQLVLCAGAPDTPDIAAETERAVEELQRSRTGVFWVREMLPTEKIREILSAATVFVCPSVYEPLGIVNLEAMATETAVVASDVGGIPEVVDDGVTGRLVHYNSYEPAAFERALAQTVNEVALDPQTAATMGTAGRARAVAEFSWGAIAQQTVEVYEAALARRA; encoded by the coding sequence GTGCGCGTTGCAATGATGACAAGGGAATATCCGCCTGAGGTCTACGGCGGGGCAGGTGTACACGTCACCGAACTGGCGGCGCAGCTGAAAGCGCTGTGCGAGGTCGACATCCACTGCATGGGGGCGCCGCGCGACACTGCGCAGGTTCACGATCCCGACCCCGCACTTCGAGGAGCGAACGCCGCCCTGACCACGTTGTCGGCGGAGCTTCGTATGGCCAACGCGGCTGCAGGTGCCGATGTGGTGCACTCGCACACCTGGTACACCGGACTCGCCGGGCATCTGGCAGCGGAGCTGTACGGCGTGCCGCATATCCTCACCGCCCATTCACTCGAACCTCGTCGACCATGGAAGGCCGAGCAGCTGGGCGGCGGCTATCGAATTTCATCGTGGTCGGAAAAGAACGCCGTCGAGTACGCAGATGCCGTCATCGCCGTCAGCGAGGGCATGGCACGAGATGTGCTCGACGCCTATCCCCGTCTCGACCCGAGCCGAGTTCATGTGGTGCGCAATGGAATCGACACAGAGAACTGGCATGCAGGCCCCGCAGCCGATGCCAACGATTCTGCCCTCGATGCAATCGGTGTCGATCCGAACAGACCGATCGTCGCCTTCGTCGGACGCATCACCCGACAGAAGGGCGTTGGACATCTGATTGCCGCGGCGCACCATTTCGATCCGTCGATCCAGCTCGTGCTGTGCGCGGGCGCGCCGGACACCCCGGATATCGCTGCCGAAACCGAGCGTGCCGTCGAAGAGCTCCAAAGATCCCGTACCGGCGTCTTCTGGGTCCGCGAGATGCTACCGACCGAGAAGATCCGCGAAATACTCTCTGCTGCTACAGTTTTCGTGTGCCCTTCGGTGTACGAGCCCCTCGGCATCGTCAACCTCGAAGCGATGGCGACAGAGACCGCAGTCGTCGCATCGGACGTCGGGGGCATCCCCGAGGTCGTCGATGACGGTGTCACCGGGCGCCTGGTTCACTACAATTCCTACGAGCCTGCAGCATTCGAGCGGGCGCTGGCACAGACAGTGAACGAGGTAGCCCTCGATCCACAGACGGCGGCGACCATGGGGACGGCAGGCAGAGCGCGGGCCGTCGCCGAGTTTTCCTGGGGTGCCATCGCTCAGCAGACGGTCGAGGTCTACGAGGCAGCGCTCGCACGGCGGGCATAA
- a CDS encoding DUF3117 domain-containing protein, producing the protein MAAMKPRTGDGPLEATKEGRGIVMRVPLEGGGRLVVELTPDEAAALGEELKGVTG; encoded by the coding sequence ATGGCGGCGATGAAGCCCCGGACCGGGGACGGTCCCCTCGAAGCAACCAAAGAGGGACGAGGGATCGTGATGAGGGTGCCGCTGGAAGGTGGTGGACGTCTTGTCGTCGAACTCACCCCTGACGAAGCAGCCGCACTCGGTGAAGAGTTGAAAGGCGTCACCGGTTAA
- the sigE gene encoding RNA polymerase sigma factor SigE — translation MYKINGDLDTALLPESATEDLSGTAVFDATGEQNTMPSWDELVREHGDRVYRLAYRLSGNAQDAEDLTQDTFIRVFRSLSNYQPGTFEGWLHRITTNLFLDMVRRRNRIRMEALPEDYDRVPSELPNPEQIYHDARLDPDLQSALDSLAPEFRAAIVLCDIEGLSYEEIGATLGVKLGTVRSRIHRGRAALREYLRVSGKVDSGHERVQ, via the coding sequence ATCTACAAGATCAACGGAGATCTCGACACCGCTCTGCTGCCTGAGTCCGCGACCGAGGACTTGAGCGGCACCGCAGTCTTCGACGCTACCGGCGAACAGAACACGATGCCGTCCTGGGACGAGCTCGTCCGCGAGCACGGCGACCGGGTGTACCGACTCGCGTACCGACTCTCCGGCAATGCTCAGGATGCTGAAGATCTCACTCAGGACACTTTCATTCGAGTCTTCCGATCGCTGTCGAACTACCAGCCGGGGACTTTCGAAGGATGGCTTCACCGCATCACGACCAACCTCTTCCTCGACATGGTCCGTCGTCGCAACCGCATCCGCATGGAAGCGCTGCCCGAGGACTACGACCGTGTCCCCTCCGAACTGCCGAACCCCGAGCAGATCTATCACGACGCACGGCTCGACCCCGATCTTCAGTCTGCACTCGATTCGCTTGCACCCGAGTTTCGCGCGGCCATCGTGTTGTGTGACATCGAAGGACTGTCGTACGAGGAGATCGGTGCAACACTGGGCGTGAAGTTGGGAACGGTTCGTAGCCGTATCCATCGTGGACGCGCGGCGCTACGCGAGTACCTTCGAGTTAGCGGGAAGGTCGACTCGGGTCACGAACGTGTTCAGTAG
- a CDS encoding amino acid ABC transporter ATP-binding protein, with the protein MSSQHVSTDTKISIKGLQKAFGDNTVLKGIDAEIANGEVVCVIGPSGSGKSTFLRCLNKLEDITAGHVVVDGIDLTGKSVDLDKVRQNIGMVFQHFNLFPHMTALENVMLAPVETKKMSKAQAKEVALKLLEQVGLSDRANYKPASLSGGQKQRVAIARALAMSPSIMLFDEATSALDPEMVGEVLQVLRDLAKGGMTMVVVTHEMGFAREVSDRVIFMAEGVIVEEGTPDQLFGNPQNPRTQDFLNKVL; encoded by the coding sequence GTGAGCAGTCAACACGTAAGCACCGACACCAAGATCTCGATCAAGGGACTCCAGAAGGCATTCGGCGACAACACAGTCCTCAAGGGCATCGACGCCGAGATCGCCAACGGTGAGGTCGTGTGCGTCATCGGCCCATCGGGATCGGGCAAGAGCACGTTCCTTCGCTGCCTCAACAAGCTCGAGGACATCACGGCAGGACACGTCGTCGTCGACGGTATCGACCTGACCGGCAAGAGCGTCGACTTGGACAAGGTTCGCCAGAACATCGGTATGGTGTTCCAGCACTTCAACCTGTTCCCGCACATGACGGCGCTGGAGAACGTCATGCTCGCCCCCGTCGAGACGAAGAAGATGTCTAAGGCTCAGGCGAAGGAGGTGGCGCTGAAGCTGCTCGAGCAGGTCGGCCTGTCCGACCGCGCGAACTACAAGCCCGCCAGCCTGTCCGGTGGACAGAAGCAGCGTGTCGCCATCGCCCGGGCGCTCGCCATGAGCCCGTCGATCATGCTGTTCGACGAGGCAACGTCCGCTCTCGACCCCGAGATGGTCGGCGAGGTACTTCAGGTGTTGCGCGATCTCGCGAAGGGCGGCATGACGATGGTCGTCGTGACGCATGAGATGGGCTTCGCTCGCGAGGTGTCGGATCGCGTCATCTTCATGGCCGAGGGTGTCATCGTCGAGGAAGGAACTCCGGACCAGCTGTTCGGCAATCCGCAGAACCCTCGGACTCAGGATTTCCTGAACAAGGTGCTGTAG